In a single window of the Dysgonomonas mossii genome:
- a CDS encoding peptidase U32 family protein yields MNKKISDFEIMAPVGSYDSLAAAIQGGANSIYFGIEGLNMRAKSSNNFTMDDLKQIAAICKENGLKSYLTVNTIIYDNDISLMHQIVNAAKEAELSAVIASDVAVMMYARSIGVEVHLSTQLNITNTESLKFYGQFADVVVLARELNLDQVASIYKDIVEQNIRGPKGELIRIEMFSHGALCMAVSGKCYLSLHERDLSANRGACNQLCRRSYIVKDKESDIELEIDNEYIMSPKDLKTIHFMNKMMDAGVRVFKIEGRARGPEYVRTVVECYKEAVQAYCEDTYTEEKIGKWDERLATVFNRGFWDGYYLGQKLGEWSSNYGSGATKRKIYIGKGLKYFSNLGVAEFLMETQSLKVGDEILITGPTTGAVTQIVDEIRVDLQPVEETVKGEKFSIKVNDKIRPSDKLFKLVAVERKKKFVEKI; encoded by the coding sequence AGATAATGGCTCCAGTTGGCTCTTACGACTCTTTGGCTGCGGCTATACAGGGTGGGGCAAACTCTATTTACTTTGGAATAGAAGGGCTGAATATGCGAGCCAAGTCCTCTAATAACTTTACAATGGATGACTTGAAGCAGATCGCCGCTATATGTAAAGAAAATGGACTAAAGAGCTATCTGACGGTGAATACAATTATTTACGACAATGATATCTCGTTGATGCACCAGATTGTAAATGCTGCAAAAGAGGCTGAGCTTTCAGCCGTAATTGCTTCTGATGTAGCTGTGATGATGTATGCGCGCAGCATAGGTGTTGAAGTTCATTTATCTACACAATTGAACATTACGAATACAGAGTCCTTAAAGTTTTACGGGCAATTTGCAGATGTTGTTGTATTGGCACGCGAGCTGAATCTCGATCAGGTGGCTTCTATCTATAAAGATATTGTAGAACAAAATATAAGAGGTCCTAAAGGGGAACTTATCCGTATCGAAATGTTTTCTCATGGAGCTTTGTGTATGGCTGTGTCAGGCAAATGTTACCTGAGCTTGCATGAAAGAGATTTATCTGCAAATAGGGGGGCATGCAATCAACTGTGCCGCCGCAGCTATATTGTAAAAGATAAGGAGTCGGATATCGAACTCGAAATTGACAATGAATACATCATGTCTCCAAAAGATTTGAAAACCATTCATTTTATGAACAAAATGATGGATGCCGGTGTGCGTGTATTTAAAATAGAAGGGCGTGCTCGTGGTCCCGAATATGTGCGTACTGTAGTCGAATGCTACAAAGAAGCGGTGCAAGCCTATTGTGAAGATACATATACTGAAGAAAAGATTGGAAAGTGGGACGAACGCCTTGCTACGGTCTTTAATAGAGGATTCTGGGATGGTTATTATCTTGGTCAGAAACTGGGAGAGTGGTCTAGTAATTATGGTTCAGGAGCAACAAAACGAAAAATATACATAGGTAAAGGGCTTAAATATTTCTCAAATCTTGGTGTTGCCGAATTCTTGATGGAAACACAATCGTTGAAGGTTGGTGACGAAATACTTATTACCGGGCCTACTACAGGAGCAGTAACACAGATCGTAGACGAAATTAGAGTTGACCTTCAACCTGTAGAAGAGACAGTAAAAGGCGAGAAGTTCTCTATTAAAGTGAATGATAAAATCAGACCTTCCGACAAACTATTTAAGCTAGTAGCGGTAGAACGGAAGAAGAAGTTTGTAGAAAAAATATAG
- a CDS encoding iron chaperone, whose amino-acid sequence MQNIDEYIASFPENIQALMNKLRKIIKKAAPDAIEKISWQMPTFHQNGNLIHFAGHKKHIGLYPGAEAIIAFEEELTQYKTSKGAIQLPLDKPLPLNLVTKIVKFNIKRNLKK is encoded by the coding sequence ATGCAAAACATAGATGAATATATAGCTTCATTTCCTGAGAATATTCAGGCATTGATGAATAAACTAAGAAAAATCATCAAAAAAGCTGCACCTGATGCAATCGAGAAAATCAGTTGGCAAATGCCCACCTTTCATCAGAATGGAAATCTTATACACTTTGCAGGTCATAAAAAGCACATCGGTTTATACCCGGGTGCAGAAGCTATTATTGCCTTCGAAGAAGAACTCACACAATACAAAACATCAAAAGGAGCAATACAATTGCCATTGGATAAACCTTTACCATTGAATCTAGTTACGAAGATTGTAAAGTTCAATATAAAAAGGAATCTGAAAAAATAA
- a CDS encoding HIT family protein, translated as MPSIFSRIVKGEIPSYKVAEDERFFAFLDINPMAKGHTLVIPKQEVDYIFDLDDDILKDMVIFAKKVAKSIEKAIPCKRVGIMVVGLEVPHAHIHLIPINKESDMSLSNPRIKIEQFEFEEIAKKIRENI; from the coding sequence ATGCCTAGTATTTTCAGTAGAATTGTTAAGGGTGAGATACCATCATATAAGGTGGCCGAAGATGAGAGGTTCTTTGCATTCTTGGATATAAATCCGATGGCAAAGGGACATACACTTGTCATTCCTAAGCAGGAGGTGGATTACATATTCGATCTTGACGACGATATTTTAAAAGATATGGTCATTTTTGCAAAAAAAGTTGCAAAATCTATTGAGAAAGCCATTCCTTGCAAACGTGTAGGTATAATGGTTGTAGGCCTTGAAGTACCTCATGCTCATATACACTTGATTCCTATAAATAAAGAATCAGATATGAGCCTTTCAAATCCAAGAATAAAGATTGAGCAATTTGAATTTGAAGAAATTGCAAAAAAAATAAGAGAAAATATATAA
- the greA gene encoding transcription elongation factor GreA, with amino-acid sequence MAITYMTAEGYKKLKEEINTLETTERPAISKQIAEARDKGDLSENAEYDAAKEAQGLLEAKIAQMKNLLANARLINEDSIGTDVVQILNKVTIRNTKNNQKMTYTIVAESEANLKENKMAVNTPIAQGLMGKKVGDIAEIKVPSGIMSFEIMDISL; translated from the coding sequence ATGGCTATCACTTACATGACCGCGGAAGGTTACAAAAAGTTGAAAGAAGAAATCAACACTCTTGAAACTACGGAAAGGCCTGCTATATCGAAACAAATAGCAGAGGCTAGAGACAAGGGAGACTTATCTGAAAATGCTGAATACGATGCAGCCAAAGAGGCTCAGGGGCTACTTGAAGCTAAAATAGCCCAAATGAAAAATCTATTGGCAAATGCTCGTCTGATCAATGAAGATTCAATAGGAACAGACGTTGTGCAAATATTGAACAAGGTTACAATACGCAATACGAAAAATAACCAAAAGATGACATATACAATCGTTGCAGAGAGCGAGGCTAACTTGAAAGAAAACAAGATGGCTGTAAACACTCCTATCGCGCAAGGATTGATGGGTAAAAAAGTGGGAGATATAGCCGAAATAAAAGTTCCTTCGGGAATTATGAGTTTCGAAATTATGGATATATCATTATAA